The genomic region ATAATTCTGCATTATTGTGGTGCTTGCAGGTTATGTACACCAGTACAATTCGTTGGATTCTCAGCCTGATGTTTTGAAGTCATTGTATTCTCCCCTTCAACCATCAAGTCCTTTGGAAGATTTGAGGTAATTACAAAGATTTTGTTGATGAAGTGACtatattttcaagattcaCTGTGAAAGATATTCCACCTGCATTGGAAGAATACATCACTTGAAAATATGTCTTTCAATTTTTGATTTAGTTGGCTAGTTTAATTTTTCTGTTGCTGGAGGTGGTTTGCAGATATCCTGATTTCAGTTGTTGCATTTCCCTGATTTGCTGGTCATGAAACcaagaaaaaattaatatgaaattatgaattattaCTATTGTTATATGTAATGGTGTGCATATCCAATGTTCAATTCAATTTGCTGCAACAGGTATCATGATGGTGGTCGACTCTCTGACCAGCAAATGGCTTTACTGCAGTATCAGCGGGAAAACCTTCATTTTCTGAGTGAGGAGGTATTGTATTGGACTACTGTTACACAAGTAATTCATTATAGTTATTTTCCTGTATCTTTTTGCAGTATTGCAATGGACTACTGTTATGCAAGTAATATCTTTAACTGCAGATTCTTCGATTGCAAGAGTGCTTAAGCAAATATGAAGGATCTAATGATGGAAGCACACCTCAGGTGATGATCCTACTGTAGAGATGAATGTTCTTTTGTtacatattaaaaataaaaagatgatGGGTGGAGTTGGGATAACTGTGTAAGAAATTGTCAGAATAATGGTTACTCTGGACTCTTTTTCAGGTTGATCTTGCCCATCTATTAGCAGCTCGTGATCAAGAATTACGAACAGTTTCAGCTGAGGTACTTAGGTTCACATAATCTCATATGCTAGTACTTGTTGCTTAGATAATTccagaaatgagaaaaattgcAGTTTGTTTTATTGCCTTACCAGTGTCAGAGATCTTTTGAGCAATAAAGTTTCCATTCTTGCATATTACCTGTTTTTCTCTCATGCGCTCATACCCATTTTCCTTACTGTTCTATCTGGTTTGCACTTAAGGCCCTTGTTCATGGTTCCAATAGGTGAATTATGTTAAGagtaattttttaacattttacaCATCGGTGCATTTATTTGGCATGCAAACCCTTCAATTTATGTGTTAACATTAACAGTGCTGTAGATATACATTTGGGACAACCGAGTACAGCAGAGAGTTTTCTGTCGTTGTATTCATTTGCATGCACATTTGCACACTCCATAACTGGAACAAGATGAAATTCCAATTATTGATCATGCATGCCCCATGCACCTGAAGTTGTTCCACTTTGGGCAATGATACTAAGCATTTGACCATAGTCCCTGACattcttcatttaaaaaattgggATAGTAGTAGGTTCTGTCAGAAACTGAGGCAAACTATTTGAATTGCAGATGAACCAACTGCAGTCTGAGCTAAGACTTGCCCGATCTTTGATGGCTGAGAGGGATGCAGAGGTCCAGCGTGTTCGAACAACCAACAATCAGGTAAATCCTAAAGAGTTGGTCTACAGccgtttaaaaaaaaattgagtatCGATAATCCTAATCTGAACTTCTTGTTCAGAAGCTAGTTTACATCTCCCTTGGTTTCATGAACAGTTTTGAGACATGAGAAGATCCTTCTCTTCTTGAATGTATCACAGCTGCTCTACGATATTAGATTAGTGACAACAAAATATTCATGATGGACCTATTGTTCTACTgtcaacttaaaaaatatattttttgtttttttactaTAAATTCTTAATCTGAAAAAGTTTGCAGGATTAATATTTCTCCTTAAGACCAGGAAgcagaaaaataaaaccaacATCGTTTCAAGCCATTAACATGGTTTATGCAAAATTTTGTTCCGATGAAAATGTTTGTAATAAGACAGCTATGCTGACCTTTTCCTCATTTTATTCTgctgaaaactaaaacagtATGTCGAAGAGAATGAAAGGCTGAGAGCTATTCTAGGAGAATGGAGCACCCGAGCTGCAAAGGTACTACCTTACAATCCTTTCGCTATTTGTGAAATTCCACTTCTGTTCTATTTGAATGCTGTAATATCATATGGACTGATATTTAATGTTATGACAATGCTGAAGCTTGAACGAGCTTTGGAGGTTGAGCGGATGTCAAACCTCGAACTACAAAAGAAGATTTCAACACTTAGAAGTTCGGCACACACATCAGCTGGAACAAGCGAGCAGCGGGGAACCTAAGTACTTCCTATCGAAGCACATGTATAGACTCATTGCTGACTACTCCCAACACTTGGGAGTGAAATCAATCATTTTATTCTGTGGTTAAAACAAACTTTAGGCCTGATAACATATGTGCTTCATtgtagtttctttttttttttttttttttctttttcactttttcccCTTGATTTCTTACGCTTAGGGGAAGGAGTGGTTCTGGCAATGTTCTGGGACCTGTACATAACTgtatatttcttcttttttttttttctttccattgtTGGATGCTGAAATTTGAATGATATCAGCCCAGACTCCCATTTGCATTAAATTTTAGTCCTTGTATTCGCATGTTAAGCTCTTCCACTAGCTAACCTTATAACATAATGTTAAAAGATTTTGGCTTAACCTAAAATGCTAAAAATGACAACAAGCCCGGGGCATTAAATGGTGTAAAGATAATGGCTACTAACCCATCTGAGCCAAATAGTAGGTATTGGGAAACCAGGACCGTTGATCATTTTAATTATGGCACTATAACAGTGATACAAATGAAACATTCcacatggttaaattacaatTGGCTTGCATGAACATTTTCATTTAGAAAAAGACAACCAAACACAAAATTGAAGAAGTCACGACCTCTAATTACCTCTCCCCCTCCAAATATTGCTTCTGTATTATACTTGCATGCTCTCATACAGTCAGGGCAGTACGTAACCTGCATAAAAGTTGGCATATCCCTCTTAGAAAACAGTATGGTAATCACAGATTGGTGTGACGAGCACTCATGAAAAGTAACTTAAGCCTACTTTGATAGTCATATATGATTACTCGATTGCAAAACAGAAACATCTAATGGAAGGATGCTGCTTTCAGTTACAAACCTCCAATAACTTTGGCTGGAAGGAACCATCAAGCATTACATCCACACCATACATAGCCCTAGACTTTGTATCATGCATCTCTGGATGTACTGCTGCAGCTGACTCAAAGACAGATCTGATCATGGTTTTTACTCTTTGATGGATGTCCAACCATTTAACTGTAAAAAACACATAAATTGTCAATAAAGAAACAACTTAGGAAGGCCTCTTAGTTGCTTCGAAATTGTACacattcattttctttaaggGAAAGGCAAGCTGGGTACAAGTTCAGCAAGCACAAAAACCTTGATGCTCCTTCTCGAACTCCCTAACAAACTCTGGTGTGTTAATGTGATTCAACCTCCGACCGTAGTTCTGAAAGTCATAGAAGTCAGTAAATTACTAAAGGTAAAAACATGAATCTAACATGATTCTTAAGTTAAAGGAGAAAACAGAGTTCCCACTTCCATCATAGATATTAGAGCCTTGTTTGtttgcatttctttttaaattccagGAAACTGCCTAAATTTCATGTACtagcagaaaatatatgtaCTCTTTGAAGCTGTCAACAAAAAATGCCTAAACATACCATAACGGTGAAGTGGGTCTCATACTCAAAAAGACTATGCTTCTCAAGGGTGTATGGGTTGTTTGCCAATCTGACCTGAAAATGTTAACAGGAAGAACTAATTAAGGTATTTTAATAGcagaaaatatttaaacaagaaaagaCCTCTAAAAGAAAACTCAtcctatggcatctcagtcaGACAACAGAATGTGCATACCCAGAAGACATCTGAAAGGAAGATATCCAAAGGGGTTATACTGCGAACCAGTATAATATAACGAAGATCAAACTTTTTTCCTTGGAACAGAGCAGGGTGCTCAATATATTTCTGGCATATTTTTGGACCAGTTTCCATGAGACGGATAATGGTAGATAAATTATCAGTTACAGTTGTATCAATAGTCCGTGCCATGTTCCAAGGTTTTAAGATCCACAGATTGTTGAGCCCATCTCTCTTGCGTAGACAATAGTCACCAATAAGTTGAGATAGATGTGTTTCAAGATTATAAGTAGGTTGCAACCATCCAGGAGATCCCTGTGCCTGTTTCAAGGAAAGAAGAGGCAATTTAAAGTTAGTTAACCTGATgctattcaaaaaaagaaaaaaattagttaacCTGTTTCAGAAGAAACATTGACCTTGGTATTAAGTTTTAAGTATCAGTATCCATccaaaaaaagttttaagtaTCACTACAAATATGATGGTAACTGAAAAAACGAGCATGCAGTTCAATATTATTatagataaaattttgactcctGAAACAAGGTATTGATGTGAGTATTAATATGTAAAATAAGCTAGCTATCTCAACCTTTTGTATGGTATCAGCCAAATGATGTTTCATCACAAGACAAGCCTCAAAAGGAAATTGGTTTACATATTGTTGATCTGTTATTCCCACAACTTTTTTCATCTCTTCATCCACCTGCATACTTGTCCATATAATATCTGCATCCTTCGGCTCGTTTGCTGCAAGCATTTGGGAGAATTAAAAATCTCACAGCAAAAAATGTACACTGAAACCTTAAAAAACTAAACAAATAAAGCtgtcaaattctttcaaaaaataccACATTCATCAGACACAGATGCTAATCAAATCTAAATAACAATTATGAAcccaacatataaaaaaaagactcAGGTAGATtcaataattaacaaatttataatGAATTGTATATAAATTGACATTTTAGTcccttttttataaataaaatgttttcatTACTTCAATAACAATTCACATCAGATGCACATATTTCAGAGAAAAAAGGTTCAAATACAAAAGAACAAGTTTCCCATGCATGGACAAGAGCACATACTAATCACAAATTCCGGCCGTGTCAAAAATTCTTCCACTTGAGGTATATCAGTGTAAACACATAAAGCACTCCCATCACTGCAACAGACACCACTAGTCAAAGAAGACTCTATGGGCAAAGAAGGTAAACTTCTCGATTGCAATTTATTGTGATGCTTCTCATACTCCTGAGTGAAGTAATGCGGATTAataagaaacatgaagcagaCCACAGTTTAAATGGAAGCAGAAGCAATTCCAATAACAAGATACAATACTTGGATAAAATAATTCTGTGGCGTGTAGAACCAAGCTGTGAGTCTGGCAGAACGCTGCTTCTCCTCTCCAATACCAAATAGGTAATCACGAGTACACTCTTCGCCTTTCTTAACATTCTGGGTTGGCCATAATATTGAATAGCTGAGAAAGAAGGTTAACATGTGTCATGACTCCATATGAATGGTCCTCCACATGCCTTTATTGCAAGagcagaaaaattatattacaaGGATTGATAGCATGGATTAATCAAGATGTGGCCATGTGGGGACATGCAGCTCTGAGTCTGCAAAGTTTTTTCAGTACAAGATACACAGACACCAATCCTTAAGGATTATTACACACTATCTGACTATAAAACTGCTGAACACagtaaagaaaaacaacaaaaaaagagtCAAACTGCTCCAACAAGCAGCAGAAGAAAAGGAGTGAGAAGGAAACCTCACTGCTGATGCCAGATTCCCCTCTGGCATGAAGAGAAAAGGAGCCACTCTGAAATTTGGCTCATCACTATGCCGCAAAGCTGAACCTAGTTCATCCATAACATACCTGCCAAGGAACCCCAAAGCTAAAACTTAAAAACATTGTTCATTGGAAAGGTTAACTGAATACAATAAATTTAGCAAACATCTAAACAATGATGATCCCCTAGCATGTTCTCATTTTGTCTAGCACAAATGGTTTGGCCTacaagcctttttttttttttttttttgataagcTAGCCTGAAAGCCATTTGACTCACAGATTTTTCAATTGTAAGCAGATGCACATGGCTTTTAATGTGAAAGCTTTGTTTAAATACTGATCCTATTATTCACTTTTCTGCAAACATATTCTACCTCCATATGGCTACAAAGTCCTTTGTCTATGAATATTTATCCTTGCTTTCAAGAATTCAACAAAATGCCAAACATGATCTGAAATCTGTATGTCAGTTGCTAAATCAATGTCAAATTGCATACCATACTGGGGTTTCATCAAGCTTTTCCTCATCTGCAAGCCTATATGTCATTAAATATAACCACATTGCATTAAGAACACAATCAGCAAGAGGTTCCTCAGCACTCCATTCAGGCAGACGTGGCTGAAGCATTGAATCAACAACATGCTTTTCAGTTTCTAAGATTTTGGATGCATCAACACCATTCAGTGAGGAAAGAGTGGGAAGGAATTCAAGAATTTCCACAGCACTCTCTCCAAGTGGACCAGGTATATCCACCTGCAGGAACACTCATTTTAAAAGGATATAAGAACTTCCTGCTGTCTCACCCCTGTTTTAGCATCAGTGAGATTACATTGGATAACAGGAGAACAgttttccaacaaaaatacCTCCAAAGATTGCAAGCAATAAAAAGCCTTCAAGATTCCAAACAAATTACTGACtgaattttcttcaattggaTTCCCTCGAATGTTCAAATGTGAAAGATTTGGCATCTCAAAAGGTGAGAAAGCCTGAACATAAGCAGAACAATAGATAATCAGAAGCTCACCTCACAGCTTGTTTCCACATTTatgatgaattaaaaaaaaaggaaaaacataaaataagaTGTTAGACCTTATTGATCAAATTATGAATACATCTATTTGAAACGTCAAGCGACGTCACACTTTGCAAAGCGAGGTCACCGTGATGACTATTGCCAGGATTGTCCTTCCCATATACATCTGCACAAAACCCCAATGCCCACTCACCAAAATTACGGGTAAAACGAGAGTTATAGATTTCCAATTTGGGACATCCTCGAAGAATTGCATCTTCCATACCACCATCACTATAAACAAAACAGACACCAGTTAATAGAAAACCTCACAGTAACtcaacattttttctttttcatatatCAACAAGACAAAACCTTTTTTCAAGAACCGGGTTATTGTTCAACCAAAGCGCCTTTAAGTTCTTAAATTT from Theobroma cacao cultivar B97-61/B2 chromosome 9, Criollo_cocoa_genome_V2, whole genome shotgun sequence harbors:
- the LOC18588279 gene encoding uncharacterized protein LOC18588279, with the translated sequence MSSERHASSNSASPQETAMFLDILHEAPLFGHRKPRSIVGGVFYCFILAGYAILAAAAPWIFRPIENFVLPLLCSCDVVLLIVTGIFQQYLVYQVQKIRLQGYYSFSQKLKHIVRLPFAITAYGTAAMMLVMVWKTYISILSTSVILRIIMLVEAVCSGFFMSVYIGYVHQYNSLDSQPDVLKSLYSPLQPSSPLEDLRYHDGGRLSDQQMALLQYQRENLHFLSEEILRLQECLSKYEGSNDGSTPQVDLAHLLAARDQELRTVSAEMNQLQSELRLARSLMAERDAEVQRVRTTNNQYVEENERLRAILGEWSTRAAKLERALEVERMSNLELQKKISTLRSSAHTSAGTSEQRGT
- the LOC18588280 gene encoding tubulin--tyrosine ligase-like protein 12 isoform X1; protein product: MSATTASTCGRIETYEDFVKVHGLLLAASGLPQSLHRKLFEKLTSETFDGGAYFEIEPCEDGRQRRLLLTSDTMPKDSNVFLVDHAWTFRLPDAYKQLQEVPGLAQRMAALMCLDVDNDAGLEEAVENGGKMTAEEVLESEIQNAKANGDGVVRWLELEELEIDDNTFLSLDLSTKFPDLMALSLCGNKLENTEKLVQEVTKFKNLKALWLNNNPVLEKSDGGMEDAILRGCPKLEIYNSRFTRNFGEWALGFCADVYGKDNPGNSHHGDLALQSVTSLDVSNRCIHNLINKAFSPFEMPNLSHLNIRGNPIEENSVSNLFGILKAFYCLQSLEVDIPGPLGESAVEILEFLPTLSSLNGVDASKILETEKHVVDSMLQPRLPEWSAEEPLADCVLNAMWLYLMTYRLADEEKLDETPVWYVMDELGSALRHSDEPNFRVAPFLFMPEGNLASAVSYSILWPTQNVKKGEECTRDYLFGIGEEKQRSARLTAWFYTPQNYFIQEYEKHHNKLQSRSLPSLPIESSLTSGVCCSDGSALCVYTDIPQVEEFLTRPEFVITNEPKDADIIWTSMQVDEEMKKVVGITDQQYVNQFPFEACLVMKHHLADTIQKAQGSPGWLQPTYNLETHLSQLIGDYCLRKRDGLNNLWILKPWNMARTIDTTVTDNLSTIIRLMETGPKICQKYIEHPALFQGKKFDLRYIILVRSITPLDIFLSDVFWVRLANNPYTLEKHSLFEYETHFTVMNYGRRLNHINTPEFVREFEKEHQVKWLDIHQRVKTMIRSVFESAAAVHPEMHDTKSRAMYGVDVMLDGSFQPKLLEVTYCPDCMRACKYNTEAIFGGGEVIRGRDFFNFVFGCLFLNENVHASQL
- the LOC18588280 gene encoding tubulin--tyrosine ligase-like protein 12 isoform X2; amino-acid sequence: MSATTASTCGRIETYEDFVKVHGLLLAASGLPQSLHRKLFEKLTSETFDGGAYFEIEPCEDGRQRRLLLTSDTMPKDSNVFLVDHAWTFRLPDAYKQLQEVPGLAQRMAALMCLDVDNDAGLEEAVENGGKMTAEEVLESEIQNAKANGDGVVRWLELEELEIDDNTFLSLDLSTKFPDLMALSLCGNKLENTEKLVQEVTKFKNLKALWLNNNPVLEKSDGGMEDAILRGCPKLEIYNSRFTRNFGEWALGFCADVYGKDNPGNSHHGDLALQSVTSLDVSNRCIHNLINKAFSPFEMPNLSHLNIRGNPIEENSVSNLFGILKAFYCLQSLEVDIPGPLGESAVEILEFLPTLSSLNGVDASKILETEKHVVDSMLQPRLPEWSAEEPLADCVLNAMWLYLMTYRLADEEKLDETPVWYVMDELGSALRHSDEPNFRVAPFLFMPEGNLASAVSYSILWPTQNVKKGEECTRDYLFGIGEEKQRSARLTAWFYTPQNYFIQEYEKHHNKLQSRSLPSLPIESSLTSGVCCSDGSALCVYTDIPQVEEFLTRPEFVITNEPKDADIIWTSMQVDEEMKKVVGITDQQYVNQFPFEACLVMKHHLADTIQKAQGSPGWLQPTYNLETHLSQLIGDYCLRKRDGLNNLWILKPWNMARTIDTTVTDNLSTIIRLMETGPKICQKYIEHPALFQGKKFDLRYIILVRSITPLDIFLSDVFWVRLANNPYTLEKHSLFEYETHFTVMNYGRRLNHINTPEFVREFEKEHQGFCAC